One region of Schistocerca gregaria isolate iqSchGreg1 chromosome 7, iqSchGreg1.2, whole genome shotgun sequence genomic DNA includes:
- the LOC126281540 gene encoding RNA polymerase II elongation factor ELL-like has protein sequence MSVNYTKIMNREQWSKYKADFNADYSEYRRLHSEVEKVSQRFADLEKSLKQQVKFSPEWKSIQKQIIQEYEETKRDQEFQDAKKRFQYLHEKLSLIKRLVSEYNAAQNYTDPYLTQHMKCCL, from the exons ATGTCAGT GaattacacaaaaataatgaaCCGGGAGCAATGGAGTAAATATAAAGCCGACTTCAATGCAGATTATTCAGAATACAGAAGACTTCACTCTGAAGTTGAAAAAGTTTCCCAGAGATTTGCTGATTTAGAAAAGAGCTTAAAGCAACAAGTAAAGTTTAGCCCTGAATGGAAG AgcatacaaaaacaaattattcaggaatATGAGGAAACAAAGCGTGATCAGGAGTTCCAAGACGCCAAGAAAAGGTTTCAGTATCTGCATGAAAAGCTGTCACTCATCAAACGCCTGGTTTCTGAATACAATGCAGCACAGAACTATACTGACCCTTACCTCACTCAGCACATGAAATGCTGCCTGTAA